A genomic window from Brevibacillus agri includes:
- the def gene encoding peptide deformylase: MAIRTIVKHPDPILREKAMKVTKFNSNLHKLLDDMADTMYDAEGVGLAAPQVGISKRVIVMDCGDGLIEIVNPEIVDHKGEQFDYPEGCLSIPGLRGDVRRHQWIKLRGQDRFGNEIELEAEDLLSRCAQHEIDHLNGVLFIDVADKVYQVNPEEEGE; encoded by the coding sequence ATGGCAATTCGCACAATTGTAAAACATCCAGATCCGATTTTGCGTGAAAAGGCAATGAAGGTGACCAAGTTCAACTCCAACCTGCACAAGCTGTTGGACGATATGGCTGACACGATGTACGATGCAGAGGGCGTAGGCTTGGCTGCACCGCAGGTAGGCATCTCCAAGCGCGTGATTGTCATGGATTGCGGCGACGGGCTGATCGAAATCGTCAACCCGGAAATCGTCGACCACAAAGGCGAGCAGTTTGACTATCCGGAAGGCTGCCTGAGCATCCCGGGGCTGCGCGGAGATGTTCGCCGCCACCAATGGATCAAGCTGCGCGGACAGGATCGCTTTGGCAACGAAATCGAGCTGGAGGCCGAAGACCTGTTGTCCCGCTGCGCCCAGCATGAAATCGATCACCTGAATGGCGTGCTGTTCATCGACGTAGCCGACAAGGTCTATCAGGTGAACCCGGAAGAGGAAGGGGAATAA
- the rlmN gene encoding 23S rRNA (adenine(2503)-C(2))-methyltransferase RlmN: MPFTTFTGEKPLIYSLTQDELKEWLISAGDKAFRAQQIFDWLYVKRVTSFDEMSNLSKDLRQKLAETFRLDSLKEITHQQSTDGTIKFLFQLVDGHAIETVIMRHSYGNSICVTTQVGCRIGCTFCASTLGGLKRNLDAGEIVSQVLMAQRKLDAEGERVSHVVVMGIGEPFENFESLMAFLSIINDNRGLNIGARHITVSTSGIVPKIYEFAERGGQVNLAISLHAPNTELRSKLMPINRGFPLDKLMEACRHYINKTGRRISFEYGLFGGKNDQPEHAEELADLIGDMLCHVNLIPVNYVPERDYVRTPRNEIFQFKRILEEKGINVTIRREQGSDIAAACGQLRAQHAKETVG, encoded by the coding sequence ATGCCATTCACGACATTTACAGGCGAAAAGCCGCTTATTTACAGCTTGACTCAAGACGAACTGAAAGAATGGCTCATCAGCGCAGGTGACAAAGCTTTTCGCGCCCAGCAAATTTTTGACTGGCTGTACGTAAAGCGTGTGACTTCCTTTGATGAGATGAGCAATCTTTCCAAAGACCTGCGGCAAAAGCTCGCCGAGACGTTCCGCCTGGATTCTTTGAAAGAAATTACGCATCAGCAATCGACGGACGGAACGATCAAGTTTTTGTTCCAACTCGTGGATGGTCACGCCATCGAAACGGTCATCATGCGCCACAGCTACGGAAACAGCATCTGTGTGACGACGCAGGTCGGCTGCCGGATCGGCTGCACGTTTTGCGCCTCCACGCTCGGCGGATTGAAGCGCAACCTCGATGCGGGCGAGATCGTTTCCCAGGTGCTGATGGCCCAGCGCAAGCTCGATGCAGAGGGCGAGCGCGTCAGCCACGTCGTGGTGATGGGGATTGGCGAGCCGTTTGAAAACTTCGAGAGTCTGATGGCCTTTTTGTCGATCATCAACGACAACCGGGGACTGAACATCGGCGCCCGTCATATTACCGTCTCCACCAGCGGAATCGTGCCGAAAATTTACGAGTTTGCCGAGCGCGGCGGACAAGTGAACCTGGCGATTTCCCTGCACGCGCCCAATACGGAGCTGCGCAGCAAGCTGATGCCGATCAACCGCGGCTTTCCGCTTGACAAGCTGATGGAAGCGTGTCGTCATTATATTAACAAGACAGGTCGCCGGATCAGCTTTGAGTACGGTCTGTTCGGCGGGAAAAACGATCAGCCCGAGCACGCCGAGGAACTGGCCGACCTGATCGGAGACATGCTCTGCCACGTCAACCTGATTCCGGTCAACTACGTGCCCGAGCGCGATTACGTGCGTACACCACGCAACGAAATTTTTCAGTTCAAACGCATTTTGGAGGAAAAGGGAATCAATGTGACCATCAGACGTGAACAAGGCAGTGATATCGCCGCTGCCTGCGGTCAACTGAGGGCACAACACGCTAAAGAAACCGTGGGGTGA
- the priA gene encoding primosomal protein N': protein MIAQVIVDVPVNRTNRPFDYKVPSWLSPLIRVGSRVIVPFGPRKLQGYVIGIVEQAEGEIASARLKDVEQVLDDTPPLTPELLELGEWMSHQYLCPWVTAVQAMIPAVLKGKSEKWLVATEALEAEACGNSGLLWELARKRQMPLAEVKKQFPDEYLLVPGWISSGLLATEYQVTDRITRKQQSFVRSLLSGPELAEAIRSLPARAEQMKRALELFQMHEGQSLSTQMLQAEYGISRASLKSLEKKGFVAIEQVEVYRDPYANRRFSDKPKPDFTPLQQQVLAPILQSIKMGTYASYLLHGVTGSGKTEVYLEAIEQTLAKGREAIFLVPEISLTPQMVERFKARFGADVAVLHSALSQGERYDEWRKIIRNQVKVVVGARSAIFAPFRNVGLIVIDEEHESSYKQEETPRYHAREVALWRAKRNDAVLLMGSATPALETYALATRGRYELLEMPERVGNRPMPQVHVVDMREELHAENRSMFSRKLHEMIADRLQKGEQMVIFLNRRGFSTFVMCRSCGYTMRCIHCDISLTYHKTNHTARCHYCGYTIAQPAHCPECQSEHIRFFGTGTQKVEAELAKLFPGIRVIRMDVDTTSRKGAHEELLNKFRNGQGDVLLGTQMIAKGLDFPRVTLAGIIAADSSLHLPDFRAAEKTFQLLTQVGGRAGRHELAGDVVIQTYTPEHYSIVHATRHDYPAFYRDEMLQRRRTGYPPYFRLVLITFSHEDVPVVIRGAHTMADFLRPRLAQTTIVLGPVASPIARVKDRFRFQIMLKYRDEPQLSDLLAQATAAFEEWNKQQKVLMTIDVDPYVLL, encoded by the coding sequence ATGATCGCCCAGGTGATTGTGGACGTACCGGTCAATCGAACGAATCGCCCGTTTGACTACAAGGTACCGTCCTGGCTAAGCCCGTTGATCCGCGTGGGCAGCAGGGTCATCGTCCCGTTTGGCCCGCGCAAGCTGCAAGGCTACGTGATCGGGATCGTGGAGCAGGCGGAGGGGGAAATCGCGTCGGCGCGCTTGAAGGACGTCGAGCAGGTGCTGGACGATACGCCTCCGCTCACGCCAGAGTTGCTGGAGCTTGGCGAGTGGATGTCCCACCAATACTTGTGCCCGTGGGTGACAGCCGTCCAGGCGATGATTCCGGCCGTCTTGAAAGGCAAGTCGGAAAAATGGCTGGTCGCGACAGAAGCGCTGGAGGCAGAAGCGTGCGGCAACTCGGGGCTATTGTGGGAACTGGCGCGCAAACGGCAAATGCCGCTCGCAGAGGTGAAGAAGCAGTTTCCCGACGAGTACTTGCTCGTGCCGGGCTGGATATCGAGCGGCTTGTTGGCGACGGAATACCAGGTCACCGACCGGATTACGCGCAAGCAGCAATCGTTTGTGCGCAGCCTGTTGAGCGGGCCTGAGCTGGCAGAAGCAATCCGGTCCTTGCCAGCGCGGGCAGAGCAGATGAAAAGGGCGCTCGAACTGTTCCAGATGCATGAAGGCCAGTCTTTGTCCACCCAGATGCTGCAGGCGGAGTACGGAATCAGCCGTGCGTCGCTGAAGAGTCTGGAAAAAAAAGGATTCGTCGCCATCGAGCAGGTGGAAGTGTACCGCGATCCGTATGCCAATCGCCGCTTTTCCGACAAGCCGAAGCCTGACTTTACCCCGCTTCAGCAACAAGTTTTGGCACCAATTTTGCAATCTATAAAAATGGGCACGTACGCCTCGTACTTGCTGCATGGCGTAACAGGCAGCGGCAAGACAGAAGTGTATCTGGAAGCGATCGAACAGACGCTGGCAAAAGGGCGCGAGGCGATTTTTCTCGTGCCGGAAATTTCTTTGACGCCGCAAATGGTGGAGCGGTTCAAGGCGCGGTTTGGCGCCGATGTCGCCGTCCTGCACAGCGCCTTGTCGCAGGGAGAGCGCTACGACGAGTGGCGCAAAATTATTCGCAACCAGGTAAAAGTCGTAGTCGGGGCGCGCTCGGCTATTTTCGCTCCTTTTCGCAATGTCGGCTTGATCGTGATCGACGAAGAGCATGAAAGCTCCTACAAGCAAGAAGAGACGCCGCGATATCACGCGCGGGAAGTCGCCCTCTGGCGAGCGAAAAGAAACGACGCCGTCCTGCTGATGGGGAGCGCGACGCCCGCCTTGGAGACGTACGCCTTGGCTACGCGCGGCAGATACGAGTTGCTGGAAATGCCCGAACGGGTAGGCAATCGCCCGATGCCGCAGGTGCACGTCGTCGATATGCGCGAGGAGCTGCATGCGGAAAATCGCTCCATGTTCAGCCGCAAGCTGCACGAAATGATTGCCGATCGGCTGCAAAAAGGCGAGCAGATGGTCATTTTCCTGAATCGGCGCGGCTTTTCCACGTTTGTCATGTGCCGTTCGTGCGGCTATACGATGCGCTGCATTCATTGCGACATTTCGTTGACCTACCATAAAACGAACCATACGGCGCGCTGCCATTACTGCGGCTACACGATCGCCCAGCCTGCGCACTGCCCGGAATGCCAGAGCGAGCATATCCGCTTTTTCGGCACGGGGACGCAAAAGGTGGAGGCGGAGCTGGCGAAGCTGTTTCCCGGCATCCGCGTGATCCGGATGGACGTGGATACGACGTCGCGCAAAGGCGCGCATGAAGAGTTGCTGAACAAATTCCGCAACGGGCAGGGCGACGTGCTGCTCGGGACGCAAATGATCGCCAAAGGGCTCGATTTTCCGCGAGTGACGCTGGCGGGCATTATCGCAGCGGACAGCTCGCTGCATTTGCCTGATTTTCGCGCGGCGGAAAAGACGTTCCAACTGCTCACGCAGGTCGGAGGACGCGCGGGGCGGCATGAGCTGGCGGGAGATGTCGTCATCCAGACGTACACGCCCGAGCACTACAGCATCGTTCACGCCACGCGGCACGACTATCCGGCATTCTACCGGGATGAAATGCTGCAACGCAGGCGCACAGGGTATCCGCCGTATTTCCGGCTGGTGCTCATCACGTTCAGCCACGAAGATGTGCCTGTCGTCATTCGCGGCGCGCATACGATGGCGGACTTTTTGCGGCCGCGGCTCGCCCAGACGACAATCGTGCTCGGGCCAGTCGCATCGCCTATTGCGCGCGTGAAGGATAGATTTCGCTTTCAGATCATGCTAAAATATCGGGATGAACCGCAACTGTCTGACCTGCTTGCCCAGGCGACGGCGGCATTTGAAGAGTGGAACAAACAGCAGAAAGTATTGATGACGATTGACGTCGATCCGTACGTGCTGCTTTAG
- the fmt gene encoding methionyl-tRNA formyltransferase — translation MKDARILFMGTPDFAVSSLDALIEAGYNVIGVVTQPDRPVGRKQVLTPPPVKEAALRHGLAVLQPEKIKAEEALEEVLALSPDLIVTAAYGQILPKRLLDAPPFGCINVHASLLPKYRGGAPIHKAIVDGEAESGVTIMYMVEALDAGDMLSKVVVPIEERDTVGLLHDKLAVAGSRLLLETVPRLLAGEIQPEAQDHSAATFAPNIKRADEKIDWTKSAAQIYNQVRGLNPWPVAFTTYEGKVWKLWWVEKMPEAGSKKAPGTIIAREEDGLVVACGSGAVKITELQPEGKKRMSALDFLRGAGSSIEIGTKVGE, via the coding sequence TTGAAAGATGCTCGCATCCTGTTTATGGGTACGCCTGACTTCGCGGTTTCGAGCCTCGACGCGCTCATCGAAGCAGGCTATAACGTGATTGGAGTCGTGACACAACCGGATCGTCCCGTAGGACGCAAGCAAGTGTTGACGCCGCCCCCCGTCAAGGAGGCGGCTTTGCGTCATGGACTTGCTGTTTTGCAGCCGGAAAAAATCAAGGCAGAAGAAGCGCTGGAAGAAGTGCTGGCGCTGTCTCCCGACCTGATCGTGACAGCGGCTTACGGGCAAATTTTGCCCAAGCGGCTCTTGGATGCGCCGCCGTTTGGCTGCATCAATGTGCACGCCTCGCTTTTGCCGAAATATCGCGGCGGTGCGCCGATCCACAAAGCAATCGTCGACGGGGAAGCCGAATCGGGCGTGACGATCATGTACATGGTAGAGGCGCTGGACGCAGGGGACATGCTGTCCAAAGTCGTCGTGCCGATCGAGGAACGCGACACGGTCGGACTTTTGCATGACAAGCTGGCGGTCGCTGGCTCCCGGCTTTTGCTTGAGACGGTGCCTCGGCTGCTGGCAGGGGAGATTCAGCCGGAAGCGCAAGATCACTCGGCTGCGACATTTGCGCCGAATATCAAGCGGGCTGACGAAAAAATTGACTGGACGAAATCCGCCGCGCAAATCTACAACCAGGTGCGCGGCCTGAACCCATGGCCTGTCGCCTTCACGACATACGAAGGCAAAGTGTGGAAGCTGTGGTGGGTGGAAAAAATGCCCGAAGCTGGCAGCAAAAAAGCGCCGGGAACGATTATCGCCCGCGAGGAAGACGGCCTGGTCGTCGCGTGCGGCAGCGGGGCGGTCAAAATAACCGAATTGCAGCCGGAAGGCAAAAAACGGATGAGCGCTCTCGACTTTTTGCGCGGAGCGGGCAGCAGCATCGAAATCGGCACGAAGGTAGGAGAATAG
- a CDS encoding Stp1/IreP family PP2C-type Ser/Thr phosphatase has product MEIAMKSHVGRVRQINEDYYACVADLNGRVLAIVADGMGGHQAGDIASRLAVERIVKELRHLDGQLDAEDAREQLMNAVLLANREVYDYAVNHPECSGMGTTVVAALLGESSVITAHIGDSRLYFYNADGLVMKTEDHSLVNELLKSGQITEEEASVHPHRNVIMRSLGTEPDVLIDLGQFEWSEGDVVLICSDGLTNKVGHASLENWLQKQISLQAKVDGLVQEALDAGGEDNITLVAVQKKLDVGQKEG; this is encoded by the coding sequence ATGGAAATCGCGATGAAATCCCATGTTGGCCGCGTCCGTCAGATCAATGAGGACTACTATGCCTGTGTTGCCGATCTGAACGGACGCGTGCTGGCCATTGTTGCAGACGGTATGGGCGGCCATCAGGCTGGGGACATTGCCAGCCGCCTTGCTGTTGAGCGAATAGTAAAAGAACTGCGCCACCTGGATGGGCAACTCGACGCAGAAGACGCGCGCGAGCAACTGATGAATGCCGTTCTGCTTGCCAACAGGGAAGTCTACGATTACGCTGTGAACCATCCAGAGTGCAGCGGAATGGGGACGACCGTTGTGGCGGCGCTGTTGGGAGAATCTTCCGTTATCACCGCCCATATTGGCGACAGCCGTCTGTATTTTTACAATGCAGACGGGCTGGTGATGAAGACAGAGGACCATTCTCTGGTGAACGAACTCTTGAAAAGCGGACAAATCACCGAGGAAGAAGCATCGGTCCATCCGCATCGAAACGTGATTATGCGTTCGCTCGGCACGGAGCCGGATGTGTTGATTGATTTGGGACAGTTCGAGTGGTCGGAGGGCGATGTCGTCCTCATCTGCTCGGATGGTCTCACGAACAAGGTAGGCCATGCCTCTCTGGAAAATTGGTTACAGAAACAGATATCGCTGCAAGCAAAAGTGGACGGTCTGGTGCAGGAAGCGCTGGATGCCGGTGGGGAAGACAACATTACGCTGGTTGCTGTCCAAAAAAAGCTTGATGTCGGTCAGAAAGAGGGGTGA
- the coaBC gene encoding bifunctional phosphopantothenoylcysteine decarboxylase/phosphopantothenate--cysteine ligase CoaBC codes for MDSLAEKRIVLGVCGGIAAYKAAALTSKLTQAGAQVHVILTENAMNFVQPVTFQALSHQPVYTDTFSEPDPHVISHIDLADKADLVLIAPATANVIGKIANGIADDMLTTTLLATKAPVMIAPAMNVNMYEHPAVAANMEKLASFGYRFVEPGVGLLACGWVGKGRLAEPEEIVEAVQSWFRQQAARDTQAAAKQDLLDKHVLVTAGPTREKIDPVRYITNHASGKMGYAIAEAARDRGARVTLISGPTALPRPEGVAFVAVESVQEMFDAVMEHLPQSDIVVKSAAVSDYRPKTVQAHKMKKGDGPFVLELDKAPDILKTIGERKTKQFVVGFAAETQDVLLHAQSKLERKNLDMIVANNVLLEGAGMGSDTNIVTLLTRDGEQLALEKLSKRAVADKLFDAVLLKLQQKPLSELS; via the coding sequence GCTGCGCTCACAAGCAAGCTGACGCAGGCCGGCGCACAGGTGCATGTCATCCTGACGGAAAATGCGATGAATTTCGTTCAGCCAGTGACGTTCCAGGCATTGTCTCATCAGCCTGTCTACACGGATACATTTTCGGAGCCAGACCCGCACGTCATCAGTCACATCGACCTGGCGGACAAGGCCGATCTTGTGCTGATTGCTCCCGCGACGGCCAATGTCATCGGCAAAATCGCAAACGGCATCGCGGACGACATGCTGACGACGACGTTGCTTGCGACGAAAGCTCCGGTGATGATCGCGCCTGCGATGAACGTGAACATGTACGAGCATCCGGCGGTTGCGGCCAATATGGAAAAGCTGGCGTCGTTTGGCTATCGGTTTGTGGAGCCGGGGGTCGGGCTGCTCGCATGTGGCTGGGTTGGCAAAGGGCGTCTGGCCGAGCCGGAGGAAATCGTCGAAGCGGTGCAGAGCTGGTTTAGGCAACAAGCTGCACGAGACACGCAAGCAGCAGCGAAGCAAGACTTGCTGGACAAGCACGTACTCGTCACAGCCGGACCGACGCGGGAAAAAATTGATCCGGTTCGCTATATCACCAACCACGCATCGGGCAAAATGGGCTACGCTATTGCGGAGGCAGCGCGTGACAGAGGGGCGCGCGTGACGTTGATTAGCGGCCCGACCGCGCTGCCGCGGCCAGAGGGCGTCGCGTTCGTCGCCGTCGAATCAGTACAGGAGATGTTCGACGCCGTCATGGAGCATTTGCCACAGAGCGATATCGTCGTGAAGTCGGCTGCTGTGTCCGACTATCGGCCGAAAACAGTGCAGGCGCATAAAATGAAAAAAGGCGACGGCCCCTTCGTGCTGGAGCTGGACAAAGCGCCTGATATTTTAAAAACAATCGGCGAGCGCAAAACGAAGCAGTTTGTCGTCGGGTTTGCTGCCGAGACGCAAGATGTGCTGCTGCATGCGCAGTCGAAGCTGGAACGCAAAAACCTCGATATGATCGTAGCCAACAACGTCCTCCTGGAAGGCGCAGGGATGGGCAGCGATACGAACATCGTCACTCTTTTGACGCGGGACGGCGAGCAATTGGCGCTGGAAAAACTGAGCAAGCGGGCTGTGGCCGACAAGCTGTTTGATGCCGTGCTGTTGAAGCTGCAGCAAAAGCCGCTGTCTGAACTGTCATGA
- the rsmB gene encoding 16S rRNA (cytosine(967)-C(5))-methyltransferase RsmB, producing the protein MAKKGARDIALDVLNRVEEHKSYSNLELRGVLDRAQLSAADTGLVTELVYGTIQRKLTLDHVLSHFVGNKKLQTWVRNLLRLSLYQIRFLDRIPERAAVHEAVEMAKRRGHQGIASMVNGVLRNILRQPDVWERLPKGDRATQIAVEHSHPEWLVRQWLAVYGEATTIAICEANNRHPHSSIRVNSLKTSASELLDKLAAEETAARQSALSPQAILVEGGHAAGSRLFREGYFTIQDESSMLVAPALAAKPGMRVLDACAAPGGKTTHIAELMENRGHIVACDLHPHKRDLIAQTAKRLGISIIEPITSDALDLPDRGLGTFDRILLDAPCSGFGVIRRKPDLKWNKTPEDVRAIAQLQYELLKALAPMLAADGVLVYSTCTIEPKENQEIVQRFIKEHPEFVLDETLAHDLPEAARAHVDETGACVQILPHHFESDGFFIARLKRKR; encoded by the coding sequence GTGGCAAAAAAGGGAGCGCGTGATATTGCGCTAGATGTATTGAACAGAGTCGAGGAACACAAATCGTACAGCAATCTGGAGTTGCGAGGCGTTCTGGACCGCGCGCAGCTCAGCGCGGCAGATACGGGGCTGGTGACAGAACTGGTGTACGGCACGATCCAGCGGAAGCTCACGCTCGATCACGTCCTGTCCCACTTTGTCGGGAACAAAAAGCTGCAGACGTGGGTGCGCAACCTGCTGCGGCTCAGCCTGTACCAAATCCGCTTTCTGGACCGTATCCCTGAGCGCGCAGCCGTTCACGAGGCGGTGGAAATGGCGAAGCGCCGAGGTCACCAAGGGATTGCTTCGATGGTCAACGGCGTCCTGCGCAACATCTTGCGCCAGCCGGATGTGTGGGAGCGTCTGCCAAAAGGCGACCGCGCCACGCAGATCGCAGTAGAGCATTCCCATCCGGAATGGCTCGTTCGGCAATGGCTTGCGGTGTACGGCGAAGCGACGACGATCGCGATCTGCGAAGCCAACAACCGTCATCCGCACAGCTCCATTCGCGTCAATTCGCTGAAAACAAGCGCGAGCGAATTGCTGGACAAGCTCGCGGCAGAAGAAACGGCGGCGAGGCAGTCGGCGCTCAGCCCGCAAGCGATTTTGGTAGAGGGTGGGCACGCGGCCGGCTCGCGCCTGTTTCGCGAAGGCTACTTTACGATTCAAGACGAAAGTTCCATGCTGGTAGCGCCTGCGCTTGCCGCCAAGCCAGGCATGCGCGTCCTCGACGCCTGCGCGGCTCCCGGCGGGAAAACGACGCATATCGCGGAGCTGATGGAAAATCGCGGGCACATCGTCGCGTGCGACCTTCACCCGCACAAGCGCGACCTGATTGCGCAAACGGCAAAGAGGCTCGGCATCTCCATCATCGAGCCGATCACGAGCGATGCGCTCGATTTGCCAGACAGAGGCTTGGGGACGTTCGACCGGATTTTGCTCGACGCGCCGTGCTCGGGCTTCGGCGTCATCCGGCGCAAGCCAGACTTGAAATGGAACAAAACGCCAGAGGATGTTCGCGCGATTGCCCAGTTGCAGTACGAACTGCTCAAGGCGCTGGCGCCGATGCTTGCGGCAGATGGCGTTCTCGTGTACAGCACGTGCACGATTGAGCCAAAAGAAAACCAGGAGATCGTCCAGCGCTTCATCAAGGAGCACCCGGAGTTTGTCCTGGACGAGACGCTTGCGCACGACTTGCCAGAGGCCGCTCGGGCGCATGTGGACGAGACAGGGGCATGCGTGCAGATTTTGCCGCATCATTTTGAGAGTGATGGCTTCTTTATCGCGCGTCTGAAACGAAAAAGATAG